Proteins encoded within one genomic window of Amorphoplanes friuliensis DSM 7358:
- a CDS encoding MarR family winged helix-turn-helix transcriptional regulator produces MDHTVRPPARLRALVSWQTSKVSTLGARLTAPRMPLGARADFAVLAALEEYGPLSQAEIGRRLGLDRNDVNGILNRLEGNEQVERQADPADRRRNIVTLTDTGRAHLDDLQQHADAVQDELLAGLDPAERRQLQTLLGKLLSNHQPQSA; encoded by the coding sequence ATGGATCACACCGTGCGACCCCCGGCCCGGCTCCGCGCCCTGGTCAGCTGGCAGACCAGCAAGGTGTCGACCCTCGGCGCACGGCTGACCGCCCCCCGCATGCCACTGGGTGCCCGCGCCGACTTCGCCGTCCTCGCCGCGCTGGAGGAGTACGGCCCGCTCAGCCAGGCCGAGATCGGCCGCCGGCTGGGCCTCGACCGCAACGACGTCAATGGCATCCTGAACCGCCTCGAGGGCAACGAGCAGGTCGAGCGTCAGGCCGACCCCGCCGACCGGCGCCGCAACATCGTCACGCTCACCGACACGGGCCGCGCTCACCTCGACGACCTGCAACAGCACGCCGACGCCGTCCAGGACGAGCTCCTCGCCGGCCTCGACCCCGCGGAACGCCGTCAGCTGCAGACCCTGCTCGGCAAGCTCCTGAGCAACCACCAGCCACAATCAGCCTGA
- a CDS encoding response regulator, producing MAAVLIAEDDEEIAFILTRVLKRAGHVVHHAPDGVAALALASQIRPQVVLTDLGMPRMDGLELSRSVREHPDLRDTPIAILTGSLLPEDPRAVAAAPCAVLLKPCANDDLRLAVQQLAELGPHDHSTASSACPFRLAALP from the coding sequence ATGGCAGCTGTTCTGATCGCCGAGGACGACGAAGAAATCGCCTTCATCCTCACCAGAGTGCTGAAACGTGCGGGGCACGTCGTGCACCACGCACCAGACGGCGTGGCCGCGCTGGCCCTCGCCTCCCAGATACGGCCGCAGGTGGTGCTGACCGACCTCGGGATGCCTCGCATGGACGGTCTCGAGCTGAGCCGGTCAGTCCGGGAGCACCCGGACCTGCGCGACACACCTATCGCGATCCTGACCGGGTCGCTGCTGCCCGAGGACCCGCGCGCTGTCGCGGCTGCGCCCTGTGCCGTCCTGCTCAAGCCCTGCGCCAACGACGACCTGAGGCTGGCCGTCCAGCAGCTGGCCGAGCTCGGCCCGCACGACCACAGCACGGCCTCGTCGGCGTGCCCGTTCCGGCTCGCCGCCCTGCCCTGA